A single genomic interval of Verrucomicrobiota bacterium harbors:
- a CDS encoding glycosyl hydrolase codes for MIRFLPALFLFCVVATFKPSSASTVLSDPDATPETIVLYENLREAAKDHLLYGQYRAYTFGKHTQPEEHREKEPRFDQTDAGALVGAHPAVVEFGLHKPEYYDYWKKLAPELHRRGVIISLSSHSRNPDLEIPYNDSHKDNRGDPVTKVLDRSSADHQAYMEVLRSYGEFIRDLRDDEGKPIPVLLRLYHEHTGGWFWWGSRTCTPEQFNELWKMTIDFFRDEMDLHNLILVISPDKPFTKEKYLSRLPDLEYVDIMGMDAYMGDPEQFLLCARNTVELAREHNKIPAITEFGFRRGFSQQTDPQFYTKMFLENIQEDPVANEMAFALTWFGRKPEGSEEPVNWTAYDDEPTTMHIYPDFVKFRNDPWTVFEGDLPNLYQ; via the coding sequence ATGATTCGTTTCCTGCCAGCACTTTTTCTTTTCTGTGTCGTGGCTACCTTTAAGCCATCGAGTGCTTCCACGGTTCTGAGTGATCCGGATGCCACGCCGGAGACGATTGTGCTTTACGAAAACCTCCGAGAGGCGGCGAAAGACCATCTTCTTTACGGTCAATATCGGGCCTACACGTTCGGAAAGCATACGCAGCCGGAAGAGCATCGTGAGAAAGAGCCAAGGTTTGATCAGACTGACGCCGGCGCTCTCGTTGGCGCGCACCCGGCGGTCGTTGAGTTTGGTCTCCATAAACCCGAATATTACGACTATTGGAAAAAACTGGCGCCCGAACTGCACCGGCGCGGCGTGATCATCAGCCTCAGCTCACACTCACGGAATCCAGACCTCGAGATCCCTTACAACGACTCCCACAAAGACAACCGGGGTGATCCGGTGACCAAGGTCCTCGACCGTAGCAGTGCTGACCACCAGGCCTACATGGAGGTGCTGAGAAGCTATGGTGAATTCATCCGTGATTTGCGTGACGATGAAGGTAAACCCATCCCGGTTCTTTTGCGCCTTTACCACGAACATACGGGTGGCTGGTTCTGGTGGGGGAGTCGAACCTGCACTCCCGAGCAGTTCAATGAGCTTTGGAAGATGACGATTGACTTCTTCCGTGACGAAATGGACCTGCACAACCTGATTCTGGTCATCTCGCCGGACAAACCGTTCACTAAGGAAAAGTATCTTTCACGTCTTCCCGATCTCGAATACGTTGATATCATGGGGATGGATGCCTACATGGGTGATCCTGAACAGTTTTTACTCTGCGCTCGAAACACCGTGGAGTTGGCCCGCGAACACAATAAGATCCCGGCCATCACAGAATTCGGCTTTCGCAGGGGGTTTAGCCAGCAAACGGATCCCCAGTTCTACACAAAGATGTTCTTGGAAAACATTCAGGAGGATCCGGTGGCTAATGAAATGGCTTTCGCGTTGACTTGGTTCGGTCGGAAACCGGAGGGGAGTGAAGAGCCGGTCAATTGGACTGCTTACGATGATGAGCCAACCACGATGCACATTTACCCGGACTTCGTGAAATTTCGAAATGACCCGTGGACGGTTTTCGAAGGCGACTTGCCAAATCTTTACCAGTAG
- a CDS encoding arylsulfatase — MKPRQLFSFALSTLFGLLVIDARAELRPNILVIMVDDLGYADFGCYGSEIETPNIDKLAENGLRFTQFYNTSKCHSSRVSLLTGLYCEQAGSRSLSRGTTLAEVTASAGYTTSMSGKWHLDGNPLDFGFERYWGHLSGATDFFRGNETFRHGREKWTEFDEDFYATDAMVDFSLEFLGESIDSGKPFFHYLAFNAPHYPLQARKEDILKYLGRYDSGWEAIRNSRFAKQKAIGLFPDEMRLPPLPNHVPRWESLSDEQRDFESFRMAVYAAMVDSLDQNMGRLVDFLKQKGVYEDTLIMLLSDNGACPFDRTKRMDKAAWEGGSHLCYSGSWATVGNTPFKHYKQTQHEGGISTPFIVHWPTGIQKPGTFETEPSHLIDVMATVLEVSGAEYPEEEGIQPLQGKTLVPFFEGKTREPHEQLFFEFANCRALRQGDWKIVSLYHHDWELYNLEEDRTEQVDLAAEYPKRTEEMVAKWHEMAEGIARIPPDRQDPVNGVPAPENWRSWHEPGTYRQWVRP; from the coding sequence ATGAAACCCCGGCAACTCTTCTCCTTTGCTCTAAGCACCCTTTTCGGACTCCTCGTCATCGATGCACGCGCAGAACTGCGCCCGAACATACTCGTGATCATGGTTGATGATCTCGGCTACGCGGATTTTGGATGCTATGGCAGCGAGATAGAAACTCCGAATATCGACAAACTCGCAGAAAATGGCCTGCGCTTCACTCAGTTCTACAACACATCGAAATGCCATTCATCACGGGTAAGTCTTCTAACCGGACTGTATTGTGAGCAAGCGGGCAGCCGTAGCCTGAGCCGAGGCACCACCCTCGCTGAAGTGACGGCTAGCGCCGGCTACACAACGAGCATGAGCGGAAAGTGGCATCTGGACGGCAATCCGCTGGATTTCGGTTTCGAGCGCTACTGGGGCCATCTTTCCGGTGCAACCGACTTTTTCCGCGGAAACGAAACCTTCCGCCATGGGCGTGAGAAATGGACGGAATTCGACGAGGACTTCTACGCGACCGACGCAATGGTCGACTTTAGTTTGGAGTTTCTCGGGGAATCGATTGATTCGGGGAAACCCTTTTTCCACTACCTCGCCTTCAATGCTCCGCATTATCCGCTACAGGCAAGAAAGGAAGACATTCTGAAATATCTGGGGCGTTATGACTCCGGATGGGAAGCCATTCGGAACAGCCGATTCGCCAAGCAGAAGGCGATCGGCCTGTTCCCGGACGAAATGAGGTTGCCGCCGCTTCCAAACCACGTGCCGCGGTGGGAAAGTCTCTCGGACGAACAACGGGACTTCGAAAGCTTCCGGATGGCCGTCTATGCGGCCATGGTAGACAGCCTCGATCAAAACATGGGTCGGCTCGTTGATTTTCTAAAGCAGAAGGGTGTTTATGAAGACACCCTGATCATGCTGCTTTCCGATAATGGAGCCTGCCCGTTTGATCGGACCAAAAGGATGGACAAGGCCGCTTGGGAGGGCGGCTCGCACCTTTGCTACAGCGGTAGTTGGGCCACCGTGGGTAATACCCCGTTCAAACACTACAAGCAGACCCAGCACGAGGGTGGAATTTCAACACCTTTCATTGTTCATTGGCCGACTGGTATTCAGAAACCGGGGACCTTCGAAACTGAACCATCCCATTTAATCGATGTTATGGCCACTGTGCTTGAAGTTTCCGGAGCTGAATATCCGGAAGAAGAGGGTATTCAGCCGCTTCAGGGCAAAACGCTTGTTCCCTTCTTCGAAGGCAAAACCCGCGAGCCGCACGAGCAACTCTTCTTTGAGTTTGCGAATTGTCGGGCGCTGAGGCAGGGCGACTGGAAGATTGTGAGTCTCTACCATCACGACTGGGAACTTTATAATCTAGAGGAGGATCGAACCGAACAAGTCGATCTTGCAGCAGAATATCCCAAGCGGACTGAAGAAATGGTCGCCAAATGGCACGAAATGGCTGAAGGAATCGCACGCATTCCTCCAGACCGGCAGGATCCCGTCAATGGTGTTCCGGCTCCCGAGAACTGGAGAAGTTGGCACGAACCGGGAACCTATCGGCAATGGGTGCGTCCCTAG
- a CDS encoding PEP-CTERM sorting domain-containing protein, with protein sequence MFNSSKILRIVSVISAVFSFGTVSQAQVVVDAQSGNNSNPAFTLGFSSIDGVTVAQRTIFEGGSFTAPSDGDLIQWNILAQLGWDDSAALLAADPSAYISGLTSGGNVHNQGGIGLGNANGNNEIDGADEILLFTFTTVSLGVGGVLEFSDMLLTDTSGSNNNFQFDIFHYDASENSLAQTVVGGAGAGSGTSGFIANIEVGDQVIVGPGDLANSDFRIANWSLDIVPEPSSYGFIMSGLALAFVFLRRRR encoded by the coding sequence ATGTTCAATTCCTCCAAGATCCTCCGTATTGTTTCTGTAATCAGCGCAGTTTTTTCGTTTGGGACCGTTTCTCAGGCACAGGTTGTTGTGGATGCCCAATCGGGTAATAATTCCAACCCTGCATTCACCCTTGGTTTTTCTTCGATCGACGGAGTGACAGTCGCGCAGCGAACCATTTTCGAAGGAGGCAGTTTTACTGCTCCTTCGGACGGTGATTTGATTCAATGGAACATTCTCGCTCAACTTGGATGGGACGATTCCGCGGCCTTGCTCGCGGCTGACCCTAGTGCATACATTTCCGGACTAACCTCCGGCGGAAATGTCCACAATCAGGGCGGGATTGGACTTGGGAATGCAAACGGCAACAATGAAATCGACGGGGCAGACGAAATCCTCTTGTTCACCTTTACAACAGTTTCGCTGGGTGTGGGCGGCGTTTTGGAGTTCTCGGATATGCTGCTTACCGACACTAGTGGTTCAAATAACAACTTCCAGTTTGATATATTCCACTATGATGCCTCAGAAAATTCTCTCGCCCAGACTGTCGTCGGGGGTGCCGGCGCAGGGAGTGGAACGTCCGGGTTTATCGCAAATATTGAAGTAGGCGACCAAGTGATCGTCGGTCCAGGGGACCTTGCAAATAGCGACTTTAGAATAGCGAATTGGTCCTTGGATATCGTTCCGGAGCCATCTTCCTACGGCTTCATAATGAGTGGTCTCGCACTCGCCTTCGTGTTTTTACGCCGCAGACGGTAG
- a CDS encoding sulfatase has translation MPPKLQIPRTSEILNKGLFIWIACAVMVIVSPLLVPHPIQAQSQSEPSAPPNVLFLIVDDLNTWLLEDADRYSGRVVAPNIKGLAESGVNFVSAYTASPVCTPSRTAVLSGIAPWRSGIYNNGYPTDASLVIRDSISLPGLFRQAGYYTAGSGKVSHGYKIPKSDWDDFFNQFKDPKPPNVPLNGWAADKTGRVLTADWGPYHLPKEEINDWKFADFAIEQLQKEHTQPFFITCGIFRPHNPWYVPQEYLDLYPLDEIVIPEILESDLEDVAPKAQRLVQRMSFLPEIRERGLHKEGIQAYLAATTFADEQIGRVLDGLEASPYRDNTIVVLWSDHGWHLGEKLHWKKATLWEESTHSLLMIRVPGLTSAGQVSEQFVSLLDIYPTLTELAGVEPPEGQLDGTSLVPLLRNPAEPTPSRAISAFDSDISIRTERYRYIRYSTGFEEFYDCVRDPYEWTNQIDNPEYKEAIEELRKRVPSPSEMAPEAGKKKGRSQT, from the coding sequence ATGCCCCCAAAACTTCAAATCCCGCGAACGTCGGAAATCTTGAATAAAGGTTTATTCATTTGGATTGCATGTGCAGTCATGGTGATTGTTTCGCCTCTTTTGGTTCCTCATCCGATTCAAGCGCAGTCTCAGTCGGAGCCTTCTGCTCCTCCCAATGTGCTTTTCCTTATTGTTGATGATCTGAACACTTGGTTGCTCGAGGACGCAGATCGCTACTCGGGGAGGGTAGTTGCGCCAAATATCAAGGGACTGGCCGAAAGCGGCGTGAATTTCGTTTCAGCGTACACAGCATCGCCGGTTTGCACGCCCTCTCGAACGGCGGTTCTCTCGGGAATCGCACCGTGGCGTTCGGGAATCTACAACAACGGCTATCCAACGGATGCCAGCCTAGTGATTCGTGACTCGATATCGCTCCCAGGATTGTTTCGACAGGCAGGTTACTACACAGCCGGTTCTGGAAAAGTCTCACATGGCTACAAGATTCCCAAGAGTGACTGGGATGACTTTTTCAATCAGTTTAAAGATCCCAAGCCGCCAAACGTGCCATTGAATGGATGGGCGGCCGACAAGACAGGTAGGGTCCTCACTGCGGACTGGGGTCCTTACCACTTGCCCAAGGAGGAGATCAACGACTGGAAATTTGCGGATTTCGCGATCGAGCAACTCCAGAAAGAACATACACAGCCGTTTTTCATCACTTGCGGAATCTTCCGCCCTCATAATCCGTGGTATGTGCCACAGGAATACCTCGACCTCTACCCGCTCGATGAAATCGTGATTCCCGAGATTCTTGAGAGTGATCTCGAAGATGTAGCTCCCAAGGCGCAGAGGCTTGTGCAAAGAATGTCTTTCCTGCCGGAGATTCGTGAGCGCGGTCTTCACAAAGAAGGGATTCAGGCCTACCTGGCGGCCACAACGTTTGCGGATGAGCAAATTGGACGTGTGCTGGACGGACTGGAGGCAAGTCCCTACCGCGACAACACGATTGTCGTCTTGTGGAGTGACCACGGTTGGCATTTGGGAGAAAAGCTCCATTGGAAGAAGGCGACCCTCTGGGAGGAGTCGACCCATTCGTTGCTCATGATCCGGGTGCCAGGCCTGACTTCCGCTGGACAAGTCTCCGAGCAATTCGTGTCTCTTTTGGACATTTACCCGACTCTGACCGAGCTGGCGGGCGTCGAGCCTCCGGAAGGACAACTCGATGGCACCTCGCTCGTCCCCTTGCTTCGAAATCCAGCGGAACCGACTCCATCCCGGGCCATATCCGCCTTCGATTCCGACATCTCGATTCGAACCGAAAGGTATCGATACATTCGGTATTCAACGGGGTTTGAAGAGTTCTACGATTGTGTGAGAGATCCTTACGAGTGGACGAACCAAATCGACAATCCCGAATACAAAGAAGCGATTGAAGAACTGAGGAAGAGGGTGCCGTCCCCAAGTGAAATGGCTCCGGAAGCAGGAAAGAAAAAAGGACGGTCTCAAACCTGA